Proteins from one Bacteroides mediterraneensis genomic window:
- a CDS encoding GNAT family N-acetyltransferase — MEIKHDESRQEFYVELEGHRAHVAYQIHDEGLDIRHTIVPEAIGGRGIASALVKAAYDYARCKGLKAVATCSYAVIWLQRHPEYQGEVGEDYAGQGTCAL; from the coding sequence ATGGAAATCAAGCATGATGAATCCCGGCAGGAGTTTTATGTGGAACTGGAAGGGCACCGGGCCCATGTGGCGTATCAGATTCACGATGAAGGATTGGACATACGGCATACCATTGTGCCGGAAGCTATTGGAGGAAGAGGCATTGCCTCAGCTTTGGTAAAGGCTGCCTACGATTATGCCCGTTGTAAAGGATTGAAGGCGGTGGCCACTTGCTCGTATGCTGTCATTTGGTTGCAACGGCATCCGGAGTATCAGGGAGAAGTGGGCGAGGATTATGCCGGACAAGGAACCTGTGCCCTATAA
- a CDS encoding sodium:proton antiporter — protein MEEYTFLAPLLLTIGGLIIGAILKSLLKHSRLPYTVGLFAIGILVGVLNRTGVFQSMPELHSAVNSVANINPDLILYLFLPILIFDAAYELNLHIFKKTLANATLLAAPGLVICMLLTGAFLMGIATFVPGLESWTWAFALMFGALISATDPVAVVALLHELKTSKRFSTLVDAESLLNDGTGIVCFMLFFGAYVSGEASHTSPLVTFIQEVGISTLLGFFLARIVIWFITRINSEEMVQNSVIILAAYLTFILSQYYLGVSGVIALVAFGLTVTYVGKPRLKPQVNTFMEHFWELLTYIANTLIFILVGIVIAEKVDFSWSALGILLLLYVALNLIRFAMIMMLYPVMKRLGYGLTKRESVILTWGGLRGALAMTLALMVSYTPAIPEDIRSQVLFFTAGIVTLTLCINATTMRGLLNRLGLTHIPSARTMLEYRIEKSVRENSEKYLESLKKREALEGANWNKVESYMTSRPQEPAKNPQNQAMLPEIRLRVLDKEKAVCRQIYEEGVISKVVFLRLMNSLDELYDHDGKYPLNMRHSIFKFCQRTDVLNSLRGLPYLQNWMTFYFRERITVVYDLGRGFIILQKESLKLLNDLTSSEWITSEQQPVLEVLRAEINDNITRMGTFIGNLAKNFPKAYGHALTVKSIRMLLSNERRTVRQMVNSGMLAEKDAERLLNDIDDRTDGINSFSHTFTASFLRWLFFIKKKKIYRV, from the coding sequence ATGGAAGAATACACCTTTCTTGCCCCTCTGCTGCTGACCATCGGAGGGCTCATTATCGGAGCTATCCTGAAATCCTTGCTCAAGCACAGCCGACTTCCCTACACCGTCGGACTGTTTGCCATCGGAATCCTTGTCGGCGTACTGAACCGCACCGGAGTGTTCCAGTCGATGCCGGAACTGCACAGTGCCGTCAACTCTGTAGCCAACATCAATCCCGACCTGATTCTCTACCTGTTCCTGCCCATCCTGATTTTTGATGCGGCCTACGAACTCAACCTGCATATCTTCAAGAAGACCCTGGCTAATGCCACCCTGCTGGCTGCTCCTGGACTCGTCATCTGCATGCTGCTGACAGGCGCCTTCCTTATGGGCATCGCCACGTTTGTTCCCGGACTCGAATCATGGACCTGGGCATTTGCCCTCATGTTCGGTGCCTTAATCAGTGCCACCGACCCGGTAGCCGTCGTGGCCCTGTTGCACGAGCTGAAAACCAGCAAACGCTTCTCCACCCTCGTGGATGCGGAATCCCTGCTGAACGATGGAACAGGCATCGTGTGCTTCATGCTCTTCTTCGGGGCCTACGTATCGGGCGAAGCCAGCCACACCTCTCCTCTCGTCACATTCATTCAGGAAGTGGGCATCAGTACCCTGCTGGGATTCTTTCTGGCACGCATCGTCATCTGGTTCATCACCCGCATCAATTCGGAAGAAATGGTGCAGAACAGTGTCATCATCCTGGCAGCTTATCTCACGTTCATCCTCTCGCAATACTATCTCGGTGTGTCAGGCGTTATTGCCCTCGTAGCCTTCGGGCTGACCGTAACCTACGTAGGGAAACCACGGCTGAAGCCTCAGGTGAACACCTTCATGGAACATTTCTGGGAGCTGCTGACCTACATCGCCAATACGCTGATTTTCATTCTAGTGGGTATCGTCATCGCGGAAAAAGTGGACTTCTCCTGGAGTGCGCTCGGCATACTCCTACTCCTTTATGTCGCCCTCAACCTGATTCGCTTTGCCATGATTATGATGCTCTATCCGGTGATGAAACGGCTGGGATACGGACTGACCAAACGGGAATCGGTCATCCTCACCTGGGGCGGACTTCGCGGGGCACTGGCCATGACGCTGGCCCTGATGGTCTCCTATACCCCGGCCATTCCCGAGGATATCCGAAGTCAGGTACTGTTCTTCACAGCCGGCATTGTGACCCTGACCTTGTGCATCAACGCCACGACCATGCGAGGACTGCTGAACCGACTGGGACTGACACACATTCCTTCGGCTCGTACCATGCTGGAATACCGCATTGAAAAATCGGTTCGCGAAAATTCAGAAAAGTACTTGGAAAGCCTGAAGAAGAGAGAAGCCCTGGAGGGGGCTAACTGGAACAAGGTGGAAAGCTACATGACCAGCCGCCCGCAGGAACCGGCCAAGAATCCGCAGAACCAGGCCATGCTTCCGGAAATCCGTCTGCGCGTGCTGGATAAAGAGAAGGCAGTCTGCCGCCAGATTTATGAAGAAGGGGTTATTTCGAAAGTAGTCTTTCTGCGACTCATGAACTCATTGGACGAACTGTATGACCACGACGGGAAGTATCCGCTGAACATGCGGCACTCCATCTTCAAGTTCTGCCAACGGACCGATGTGCTGAACAGTCTGCGGGGACTTCCTTACCTCCAGAACTGGATGACCTTCTATTTCCGTGAACGCATCACGGTGGTCTACGACCTGGGTCGGGGATTCATCATCTTGCAGAAAGAAAGCCTGAAATTGCTGAACGACCTGACGTCGTCCGAATGGATTACCAGTGAACAGCAACCCGTACTGGAAGTCTTACGCGCAGAGATAAACGACAACATCACCCGTATGGGAACCTTTATCGGCAATCTGGCGAAGAATTTCCCGAAAGCATACGGGCACGCACTGACCGTCAAATCTATCCGTATGCTGCTGAGCAACGAACGCCGCACCGTGCGGCAGATGGTCAACAGCGGTATGTTGGCCGAAAAAGACGCAGAAAGACTGCTGAACGACATTGACGACCGCACGGACGGAATCAACTCCTTCAGCCATACCTTCACCGCATCTTTCCTGCGGTGGCTGTTCTTCATCAAGAAAAAGAAAATCTACCGCGTCTGA